The proteins below come from a single Candidatus Bathyarchaeota archaeon genomic window:
- a CDS encoding transcriptional regulator, with amino-acid sequence MIRNDLSSKKPLSILEKIEENLVKLNEKMEVMIEIQKNGSGETSRVMPSVPDASLDVMTLLSMPDHLRKTAMTICRCSRATAEEVAGQTQRARAVESAYLNQLVIMGYVKKERRGRKAYFYIDRETQS; translated from the coding sequence GTGATAAGAAACGACCTGTCTAGTAAAAAGCCGCTGAGCATACTTGAGAAGATAGAAGAAAATCTTGTCAAGCTTAACGAGAAGATGGAAGTCATGATTGAGATTCAGAAAAACGGATCCGGGGAGACTTCTCGGGTTATGCCTAGCGTGCCTGATGCATCCTTGGATGTTATGACTCTGCTTTCTATGCCTGATCATCTGCGAAAGACCGCCATGACTATTTGTCGATGCAGCCGCGCGACTGCAGAGGAAGTTGCGGGTCAGACGCAGCGTGCCAGGGCGGTTGAGAGTGCGTATCTTAATCAGCTGGTCATTATGGGTTATGTAAAGAAGGAACGTAGGGGTAGAAAGGCATACTTTTACATAGATAGGGAAACACAGAGTTGA
- a CDS encoding MinD/ParA family protein encodes MSKIIAVHSYKGGTGKTSMSVNLAATFAKMGKRVCLFDLDFRAPSLFAILKAQNIEHWFNDYLNSTCEINQAIVDLSSRLTGTGKFYACLANPSTEAIRDMSSKDRKWEMRALGRLLALREVLLRDQKFDYLVFDTSPGLQYSSINAIVAADFVVVATTGDRSDVDGTKRMLAELYNLFEKKTGLVLNKVLDPSATSRKAEMAAKIKTDYQVPLLGIMPCFCEVLRAEGNFIFVQDKPDHPFTKIVSEMAKKIDTDQVN; translated from the coding sequence ATGAGCAAAATCATTGCTGTTCACAGCTACAAGGGCGGTACCGGTAAAACCTCGATGTCAGTTAACTTGGCGGCGACATTTGCCAAGATGGGGAAACGAGTTTGCCTCTTTGATTTGGACTTCCGTGCACCCAGCTTGTTTGCTATCCTTAAAGCCCAAAACATCGAACACTGGTTTAACGATTACCTAAACAGCACCTGCGAAATCAACCAAGCCATAGTGGACCTTAGCAGCAGACTTACGGGCACCGGAAAATTCTATGCTTGCCTTGCCAACCCATCCACCGAAGCCATCCGCGACATGTCCAGCAAAGACCGCAAATGGGAAATGCGGGCGCTCGGACGGCTCTTGGCGCTGCGGGAAGTGCTGCTTCGGGACCAAAAATTCGATTACCTAGTCTTTGACACCAGCCCAGGTCTTCAGTACTCCTCAATTAACGCCATTGTAGCCGCAGACTTCGTGGTGGTGGCGACAACCGGCGACCGCAGCGATGTAGACGGCACCAAACGCATGCTAGCAGAACTCTACAACCTCTTCGAGAAGAAAACCGGGTTGGTACTAAACAAGGTTCTTGACCCCTCCGCGACTTCACGCAAAGCCGAAATGGCCGCAAAAATCAAAACCGACTACCAAGTTCCACTGCTAGGCATAATGCCCTGCTTCTGCGAGGTTCTACGTGCCGAAGGCAACTTCATCTTCGTCCAAGACAAACCCGATCACCCCTTCACAAAAATCGTTTCAGAGATGGCTAAAAAAATCGACACCGACCAAGTCAACTAA